A part of Anabas testudineus chromosome 9, fAnaTes1.2, whole genome shotgun sequence genomic DNA contains:
- the znf131 gene encoding zinc finger protein 131 — protein MAAEAEVEMDGGSEYPAHYKVMMDKLNEQRQLDQFTDITLIVDGHQFRAHKAVLAACSQFFHKFFQDFTQEPLVEIEGVSNTAFRQLMEFTYTATLSLAGEEEANDVWKAAEYLQMQEAIKALNNKINEKPSMTAKNKGKKRKIAETSNVITETLPSVEGEQVEIEVIGEGAIEVEESGLEEVVDAAKNAQTASDDSALALLADITSKYQQGEPTLQVIKKGGIEEELVYQEETVTASKVLENVEVVEVQISQVDNMFRCSKCDRSFKLYYHLKQHLKTHLGSLDKPHVCNHCGKAYTREGALKQHISTFHFEAEELSRNNKPQKKVHVCEYCKKNFDHFGHFKEHLRKHTGEKPYECPDCHERFARNSTLKCHMAACQNGAGAKKGRKKLYECQVCSSVFNSWDQFKDHLVSHTGDKPNHCTMCDMWFTHHKELKTHLEDIHSIEDKSTEELIITDSAATAALTIATQSIEGGETVLLDDGIQVEHVTVEPVDVMEMEETATVVMEDGGVAEMCEEDVERLKQAGVQIQVVHVTTTEVDGQQVVNSQVEVEMEGEMVNIEEAEQSVVV, from the exons ATGGCGGCTGAGGCGGAGGTGGAGATGGATGGAGGCAGTGAGTACCCAGCACATTACAAAGTCATGATGGACAAACTTAATGAACAGCGACAGCTGGACCAGTTCACAGACATTACTTTGATTGTGGATG GACACCAGTTCAGAGCCCATAAAGCGGTGCTGGCAGCCTGCAGTCAGTTTTTTCACAAGTTCTTCCAGGATTTTACTCAGGAGCCTCTTGTGGAGATAGAAG GAGTAAGCAACACAGCCTTTCGCCAGCTGATGGAGTTCACATACACAGCCACATTATCTTTAGCTGGTGAAGAGGAGGCAAATGACGTGTGGAAGGCTGCTGAATACCTCCAAATGCAGGAAGCCATCAAGGCACTCAATAATAA AATAAATGAGAAACCGTCAATGACGGCAAAGAACAAAGGTAAAAAGAGGAAGATTGCTGAGACGTCTAATGTTATTACAGAAACCTTACCCTCAGTGGAAGGAGAACAG GTGGAGATTGAGGTGATAGGCGAAGGTGCTATTGAGGTGGAGGAGTCAGGACTGGAGGAGGTGGTTGACGCAGCAAAAAATGCTCAGACAGCGTCAGATGACTCTGCTTTGGCTCTTCTTGCTGATATAACTAGCAAATATCAGCAAGGGGAACCTACATTACAGGTGATCAAGAAAGGAGGAATAGAAGAG gAACTTGTGTATCAGGAGGAAACTGTAACTGCCTCTAAGGTGCTGGAGAATGTCGAGGTTGTAGAGGTCCAAATTTCTCAAGTGGACAACATGTTTCGCTGCTCCAAGTGTGACCGCAGCTTTAAGTTATACTACCACCTCAAACAGCACTTGAAAACACACCTGGGCTCACTGGACAAGCCGCATGTATGCAACCATTGTGGGAAAGCCTATACACGGGAGGGCGCCTTGAAGCAGCACAtcagcacatttcattttgaagCAGAGGAGCTGTCTCGAAATAACAAACCCCAAAAGaaagtgcatgtttgtgaatactgtaaaaaaaactttgaccACTTTGGCCACTTTAAAGAGCACCTGCGGAAGCACACTG GTGAAAAACCTTATGAGTGTCCAGACTGCCATGAGCGATTTGCAAGGAACAGCACACTAAAGTGCCATATGGCAGCCTGTCAGAATGGGGCCGGGGCCAAGAAGGGACGCAAGAAACTCTATGAATGCCAG gtctgcagcagtgttttcaaCAGCTGGGATCAGTTCAAAGACCATCTTGTGAGCCACACAGGAGACAAGCCCAACCACTGCACAATGTGTGACATGTGGTTCACCCACCACAAAGAACTTAAGACCCACCTGGAAGACATCCACTCCATCGAGGACAAGTCAACCGAAGAACTCATCATTACTGACTCAGCCGCCACCGCCGCCCTCACCATAGCAACACAGAGCATAGAAGGTGGTGAAACGGTCCTGTTGGATGATGGAATTCAGGTCGAGCACGTCACAGTGGAGCCTGTAGATGTGATGGAAATGGAGGAGACGGCAACAGTTGTGATGGAGGATGGGGGGGTGGCAGAGATGTGTGAGGAGGACGTGGAGAGATTAAAGCAGGCTGGAGTGCAGATTCAGGTTGTGCATGTGACCACAACTGAAGTTGATGGGCAGCAAGTGGTGAACTCTCAAGTGGAAGTTGAGATGGAGGGGGAGATGGTGAACATTGAGGAAGCCGAACAATCAGTGGTTGTATGA
- the selenop gene encoding selenoprotein Pa isoform X1 produces the protein MWRGLSLLLTLCLLHGGGAESDGGGPRCQLPPAWKIGEVEPMTQAMGRVTVLALFQASULFCLVQASRMDPLRNKLESQGLKNVVYMVVNHQGEHAQRLHPMLADRLSENITLYKQDELQPDVWKSLNAQKDDFLIYDRCGRLTHHISLPYSIIGQGHVESAIKEAYCKRMCGDCTHESADIPEECRETADAQPGADSPPAVEEGTQHGHSQDHAHGHHHRHHHHHGHGHQGDNNDFQSRGHGHHHGHHHGHHHQHHHGQSQQGVSDQGHEQDGGLSQRQPSLDLGQMQQEVHLQEMSHQAQAEPSRPUVQETVRCKSKHSUQWAAGSDNEASPKASUCUHURKLFDDAGSEQPVGLUHCDEALPASUQUHGLKGDAAVRETUQURSPPADUQQPQPAQUAUPPGVVS, from the exons ATGTGGAGGGGCCTCagcctcctcctcactctctgcCTGCTCCATGGGGGCGGAGCAGAGAGTGATGGAGGTGGGCCTCGCTGTCAACTACCACCAGCGTGGAAAATAGGAGAGGTGGAGCCGATGACCCAGGCAATGGGCCGGGTGACGGTGCTGGCTCTCTTCCAGGCCAGCTGACTGTTCTGTCTGGTGCAGGCCTCCAG AATGGATCCTCTGCGCAACAAACTAGAGAGTCAGGGTCTGAAGAATGTGGTTTACATGGTCGTCAACCACCAGGGGGAGCATGCACAGCGCCTGCACCCCATGCTGGCAGACAGGCTGTCAGAAAACATCACACTGTACAAACAAGACGAGCTACAGCCTGATGTCTGGAAGTCACTGAACGCACAGAAAGATGACTTTCTCATTTATGACAG ATGTGGGCGTCTCACCCACCACATTTCCCTTCCATATTCCATTATTGGGCAAGGCCATGTTGAAAGTGCAATCAAAGAGGCCTACTGTAAACGCATGTGTGGGGACTGCACACATGAG AGCGCTGACATCCCAGAGGAGTGCAGAGAGACAGCAGATGCACAGCCTGGTGCAGACAGTCCCCCAGCAGTAGAGGAAGGCACTCAACATGGTCACAGTCAAGATCATGCACACGGGCACCATCACAGGCATCACCATCATCACGGTCATGGCCACCAGGGGGATAACAATGATTTTCAATCCCGTGGCCATGGCCACCACCATGGCCACCACCATGGTCATCACCATCAACATCACCATGGGCAAAGTCAGCAAGGTGTTAGTGACCAGGGGCATGAGCAAGATGGTGGGTTATCTCAAAGGCAACCATCTTTAGATTTAGGTCAGATGCAGCAAGAAGTGCACTTGCAGGAAATGTCACATCAGGCCCAAGCAGAGCCTTCCAGGCCTTGAGTACAAGAGACGGTGAGGTGTAAGTCAAAGCACAGCTGACAGTGGGCAGCAGGCTCTGACAATGAAGCCTCTCCCAAAGCCAGCTGATGCTGACACTGACGCAAGCTGTTTGATGATGCAGGGAGTGAGCAGCCAGTCGGTCTCTGACACTGTGATGAGGCTCTACCTGCCTCCTGACAGTGACACGGGCTGAAAGGCGATGCGGCCGTTAGGGAGACCTGACAGTGACGCTCGCCTCctgctgactgacagcagcCTCAGCCAGCACAGTGAGCCTGACCCCCAGGTGTCGTGAGCTGA
- the selenop gene encoding selenoprotein Pa isoform X2, whose amino-acid sequence MWRGLSLLLTLCLLHGGGAESDGGGPRCQLPPAWKIGEVEPMTQAMGRVTVLALFQASULFCLVQASRMDPLRNKLESQGLKNVVYMVVNHQGEHAQRLHPMLADRLSENITLYKQDELQPDVWKSLNAQKDDFLIYDRCGRLTHHISLPYSIIGQGHVESAIKEAYCKRMCGDCTHESADIPEECRETADAQPGADSPPAVEEGTQHGHSQDHAHGHHHRHHHHHGHGHQGDNNDFQSRGHGHHHGHHHGHHHQHHHGQSQQGVSDQGHEQDGGLSQRQPSLDLGQMQQEVHLQEMSHQAQAEPSRPUVQETVRCKSKHSUQWAAGSDNEASPKASUCUHURKLFDDAGSEQPVGLUHCDEALPASUQUHGLKGDAAVRETUQURSPPADUQQPQPAQ is encoded by the exons ATGTGGAGGGGCCTCagcctcctcctcactctctgcCTGCTCCATGGGGGCGGAGCAGAGAGTGATGGAGGTGGGCCTCGCTGTCAACTACCACCAGCGTGGAAAATAGGAGAGGTGGAGCCGATGACCCAGGCAATGGGCCGGGTGACGGTGCTGGCTCTCTTCCAGGCCAGCTGACTGTTCTGTCTGGTGCAGGCCTCCAG AATGGATCCTCTGCGCAACAAACTAGAGAGTCAGGGTCTGAAGAATGTGGTTTACATGGTCGTCAACCACCAGGGGGAGCATGCACAGCGCCTGCACCCCATGCTGGCAGACAGGCTGTCAGAAAACATCACACTGTACAAACAAGACGAGCTACAGCCTGATGTCTGGAAGTCACTGAACGCACAGAAAGATGACTTTCTCATTTATGACAG ATGTGGGCGTCTCACCCACCACATTTCCCTTCCATATTCCATTATTGGGCAAGGCCATGTTGAAAGTGCAATCAAAGAGGCCTACTGTAAACGCATGTGTGGGGACTGCACACATGAG AGCGCTGACATCCCAGAGGAGTGCAGAGAGACAGCAGATGCACAGCCTGGTGCAGACAGTCCCCCAGCAGTAGAGGAAGGCACTCAACATGGTCACAGTCAAGATCATGCACACGGGCACCATCACAGGCATCACCATCATCACGGTCATGGCCACCAGGGGGATAACAATGATTTTCAATCCCGTGGCCATGGCCACCACCATGGCCACCACCATGGTCATCACCATCAACATCACCATGGGCAAAGTCAGCAAGGTGTTAGTGACCAGGGGCATGAGCAAGATGGTGGGTTATCTCAAAGGCAACCATCTTTAGATTTAGGTCAGATGCAGCAAGAAGTGCACTTGCAGGAAATGTCACATCAGGCCCAAGCAGAGCCTTCCAGGCCTTGAGTACAAGAGACGGTGAGGTGTAAGTCAAAGCACAGCTGACAGTGGGCAGCAGGCTCTGACAATGAAGCCTCTCCCAAAGCCAGCTGATGCTGACACTGACGCAAGCTGTTTGATGATGCAGGGAGTGAGCAGCCAGTCGGTCTCTGACACTGTGATGAGGCTCTACCTGCCTCCTGACAGTGACACGGGCTGAAAGGCGATGCGGCCGTTAGGGAGACCTGACAGTGACGCTCGCCTCctgctgactgacagcagcCTCAGCCAGCACAGTGA